In Candidatus Eremiobacterota bacterium, a genomic segment contains:
- a CDS encoding HD domain-containing protein, whose translation MWNSERCDKSYGRLTGLMGGKLHDGVQRRLFRSSIAGLISALLIIYIVWGKSLSYGNGSQEQFFSTGHGIFILLSVITSFWVLDMPRYGRIVMLTPVLYAALLLYGPLWCQLLITISGAAKFLSCRALKRKVPKEEERELFFLFICFGTGGLIYRALIDRPFSKLLDVHTVLVLILTALIILLLNHILTFIERKINTGINLRYLLKINLGNIKVHLAMLVPVGLLVATVYLIDPKALLLLAPVYLMYASIKNYSEISREARAAIEDLALAYESRDPFSRSHSLNVAQIAGEIAREMFLEEEEIEKIISAGKLHDIGKIGIADEILEKGKLEQLSFEEYEEIRKHPETGFKVAYQLKWYEDEAKLIYSHHEWFDGSGYPEGKRGEEILIGSRILAVAEAFDSMASPRSYRDPIPLPVILDELRKKRGTQFDPQVVDAFLAIVKRQGQAAVPQ comes from the coding sequence TTGTGGAATAGTGAGAGATGCGACAAGTCTTATGGAAGGCTTACAGGACTGATGGGCGGAAAACTCCATGACGGCGTGCAGAGAAGGCTCTTCAGAAGCTCCATTGCAGGGCTGATAAGCGCTCTCCTTATCATTTACATAGTGTGGGGGAAAAGCCTGTCCTACGGGAACGGGTCACAGGAACAATTTTTCAGCACAGGCCACGGAATCTTTATTCTTCTTTCCGTTATCACAAGCTTCTGGGTTCTTGACATGCCCCGTTACGGCAGGATAGTCATGCTCACCCCCGTCCTCTATGCCGCCCTTCTTCTCTACGGCCCCCTGTGGTGCCAGCTGCTCATCACCATTTCCGGCGCCGCCAAGTTTCTCTCTTGCCGGGCACTGAAAAGAAAAGTGCCGAAAGAGGAGGAAAGAGAGCTGTTTTTCCTCTTTATCTGTTTCGGAACAGGCGGGCTGATCTACCGGGCCCTCATTGACAGGCCCTTTTCAAAACTCCTTGATGTGCATACCGTCCTTGTCCTTATTCTCACTGCCCTTATCATATTATTACTGAATCATATCCTCACCTTCATCGAGAGAAAAATCAATACAGGCATAAATTTGAGGTACCTGCTGAAAATCAATCTAGGGAACATAAAAGTCCATCTCGCGATGCTTGTGCCGGTGGGACTGCTCGTTGCCACCGTGTATCTCATCGATCCCAAGGCCCTTCTCCTCCTCGCCCCCGTGTACCTCATGTACGCCTCCATAAAGAATTATTCCGAGATTTCGCGGGAGGCCCGCGCAGCCATAGAAGATCTTGCCCTTGCCTACGAGAGCCGCGATCCCTTTTCCAGGAGCCATTCCCTCAATGTGGCCCAGATCGCCGGGGAAATCGCCCGGGAGATGTTCCTGGAGGAAGAGGAGATAGAAAAGATCATTTCGGCGGGAAAGCTCCATGACATCGGTAAAATCGGAATTGCCGACGAGATCCTGGAGAAGGGGAAGCTGGAACAGCTCAGTTTTGAAGAATACGAGGAGATCAGAAAGCACCCCGAGACGGGCTTCAAGGTTGCCTACCAGCTCAAGTGGTATGAAGATGAAGCCAAGCTCATCTATTCCCACCACGAGTGGTTTGACGGGTCGGGATACCCCGAGGGGAAACGGGGAGAGGAGATCCTCATCGGCTCAAGAATTCTTGCCGTTGCCGAGGCTTTTGACTCAATGGCCTCGCCGCGATCCTACCGCGACCCTATCCCGCTT
- a CDS encoding EscU/YscU/HrcU family type III secretion system export apparatus switch protein, with protein sequence MEGQNNERKALAVRREEDGTLSVLAYGEGEEADAIIERARESEVEIVKDEEEIRRLLGGTAPQAVPNKIYSLVAEIEAFVTELNEAWLRRDTGTVEEESPEEGEG encoded by the coding sequence ATGGAAGGACAGAATAATGAGAGAAAGGCCTTGGCAGTAAGGAGAGAGGAGGATGGAACCCTGAGTGTCCTCGCGTACGGCGAGGGAGAAGAAGCCGACGCGATAATAGAAAGAGCCAGAGAATCCGAAGTAGAGATTGTCAAGGATGAGGAAGAGATACGGAGGCTCCTGGGCGGGACGGCACCGCAGGCGGTACCGAATAAGATATACAGTCTTGTCGCCGAGATAGAAGCCTTCGTGACCGAGCTCAACGAGGCCTGGTTAAGGAGGGATACAGGGACAGTCGAGGAAGAGAGCCCGGAAGAGGGCGAAGGGTAA
- a CDS encoding flagellar hook-basal body complex protein, whose amino-acid sequence MYDGIKKATLGMQAMNQKQDVILNNLANVGTTGYRRENMTFSSFSEVMEKEMTFNPSPTKKSSEYQQAGIGVESDGMLYQRTLTSFSQGSLKNTGNTLDLALDDDGRGFFTIKTDKGLAFSRGGSFRIDNQGYLCTQDGSFVMGHKGKIQLGGSSVGVTNEGMIKVDGKEVDKLLVTEFNDKMANRGLMHSGDNNFQANAGGRIATNSHVKQGFLEMANVNAVQSMIELMTIMRAYEANQKTLQAEDKMIQKTVNETGKVR is encoded by the coding sequence ATGTATGATGGAATAAAAAAGGCGACGTTAGGAATGCAGGCGATGAACCAGAAGCAGGACGTCATACTCAACAACCTGGCCAACGTGGGCACCACGGGCTACAGGAGGGAGAACATGACCTTCTCGTCCTTCAGCGAGGTGATGGAGAAGGAGATGACCTTCAACCCCAGTCCCACCAAGAAGAGCAGCGAGTACCAGCAGGCCGGCATCGGTGTTGAGTCAGACGGGATGCTCTACCAGCGCACGCTGACCTCTTTTTCGCAGGGCTCCCTGAAGAACACCGGCAACACCCTGGACCTTGCCCTTGATGACGACGGGAGAGGCTTCTTCACCATCAAGACGGATAAGGGCCTGGCCTTTTCGAGGGGCGGCTCCTTCCGCATCGACAACCAGGGTTACCTGTGCACCCAGGATGGCTCGTTCGTGATGGGCCACAAGGGGAAGATACAGCTCGGGGGCTCGAGCGTAGGGGTGACCAACGAGGGGATGATCAAGGTTGACGGGAAAGAGGTTGACAAGCTTCTTGTCACCGAGTTCAACGACAAGATGGCCAACAGGGGCCTCATGCACTCCGGTGACAACAACTTCCAGGCGAATGCCGGCGGCAGGATTGCCACGAACTCTCATGTGAAGCAGGGCTTCCTGGAGATGGCAAATGTCAATGCCGTGCAGTCGATGATTGAGCTCATGACCATCATGAGGGCCTACGAGGCGAACCAGAAGACCCTCCAGGCGGAAGACAAGATGATCCAGAAGACGGTGAACGAGACCGGTAAGGTTCGGTAA
- the flgG gene encoding flagellar basal-body rod protein FlgG gives MLRGLYTAASGMSAQQMNIDNIANNLANIQTTGYKKSRLDFQDLLYSHTQDPGTDATVGTQIGMGVRASATQQIFTDGSLLQTGRDLDVAVQGQGFFEVTLPNNKKAYTRDGAFKMDGQGNLLTGAGYSLGVQIPKDVSNLVIESDGTIKGTPISSTEPKVIGHLTLVRFLNPAGLKSMGSNLYDRTPIAGDMFKGTPGKEGLGTLAQGHLEKANVNVIEEMISIVQAQRAYEMNQKGVQASDEMVRMANQLQK, from the coding sequence ATGTTAAGAGGGCTTTACACAGCAGCGTCAGGAATGTCTGCCCAGCAGATGAATATTGACAATATTGCCAATAACCTGGCGAACATTCAGACGACGGGGTACAAAAAATCCCGCCTGGATTTCCAGGATCTTCTCTACTCCCACACCCAGGATCCCGGCACCGACGCGACGGTGGGCACCCAGATCGGTATGGGCGTGAGAGCCTCGGCGACGCAGCAGATCTTCACCGACGGGAGCTTACTTCAGACGGGCCGTGACCTTGACGTGGCCGTACAGGGCCAGGGCTTTTTTGAAGTGACCCTTCCCAACAACAAGAAGGCCTATACCAGGGACGGCGCCTTCAAAATGGACGGCCAGGGGAATCTCCTCACCGGTGCCGGCTACTCACTGGGCGTGCAGATTCCCAAGGATGTCTCCAACCTTGTGATAGAATCTGACGGCACCATCAAGGGAACGCCCATAAGCTCGACAGAGCCCAAGGTGATAGGCCATCTCACCCTGGTGCGCTTCCTGAACCCTGCGGGCCTCAAGTCGATGGGGAGCAACCTCTATGACAGGACGCCCATTGCCGGTGACATGTTCAAGGGCACGCCCGGCAAGGAAGGGCTGGGTACGCTTGCCCAGGGCCACCTTGAAAAAGCCAACGTGAATGTCATCGAGGAGATGATCAGTATCGTGCAGGCCCAGCGCGCCTATGAAATGAACCAGAAGGGCGTTCAGGCTTCCGATGAAATGGTGAGAATGGCCAACCAGCTCCAGAAATAA
- a CDS encoding rod-binding protein, whose protein sequence is MQIEGITPQPIKDAADVTPSKKQEESKLKDACQQFESLFLSQILKEMKKSIPKAEGEEGKDKDMYEDLMYEEISKSMAASGGIGMANILYQQMKDIM, encoded by the coding sequence ATGCAGATCGAGGGTATTACACCCCAACCGATTAAGGATGCAGCTGATGTCACCCCTTCCAAGAAGCAGGAGGAGTCGAAGCTGAAGGATGCCTGCCAGCAGTTCGAGTCTCTTTTCCTGTCCCAGATTCTGAAGGAGATGAAAAAATCCATACCAAAGGCCGAAGGTGAAGAGGGAAAAGACAAGGATATGTATGAGGATCTCATGTACGAGGAGATCTCCAAGTCAATGGCGGCTTCGGGCGGAATCGGTATGGCCAATATTCTCTATCAGCAGATGAAGGATATCATGTGA
- a CDS encoding FliA/WhiG family RNA polymerase sigma factor has protein sequence MPVDVAELWGKFKSQADLGAKETLIASYLPLVRQIAVSIIKKLRPGVDLDDLISDGTFGLMRAVEQFDPGRGVKFETYATPVVRGAIYNGLRALDWMPERTRGKARALQRAMEKFSVLYGRPGTEEELAEELKMSTSEVYELITDLGCVYLLSLDQPFPTSDDDEASILDIIEDKDGTDPSIEIEFIEQREILRRSVEELSERERTLIQMHYFDGVPFDKIAQIMGVSKQRISQIHSRAVRRLREQLSMEGFREGQREETVHSYDQHI, from the coding sequence ATGCCGGTAGACGTTGCTGAGCTGTGGGGAAAGTTCAAATCCCAGGCTGATCTCGGGGCCAAGGAGACGCTTATTGCCTCCTATCTCCCCCTGGTGAGGCAGATTGCAGTAAGCATCATCAAGAAGCTCAGGCCGGGTGTTGATCTTGACGACCTCATAAGCGACGGCACTTTTGGCCTCATGCGGGCCGTGGAGCAGTTTGACCCCGGACGGGGAGTGAAGTTTGAAACTTACGCCACTCCTGTCGTTCGGGGTGCTATTTATAATGGCCTCCGCGCCCTGGACTGGATGCCTGAGCGCACCAGGGGGAAGGCAAGGGCTCTTCAGCGCGCCATGGAGAAGTTTTCAGTGCTCTACGGGAGGCCCGGCACCGAGGAGGAGCTTGCCGAAGAGCTCAAAATGAGCACCTCGGAAGTTTATGAGCTCATCACCGATCTTGGCTGTGTTTACTTGCTCTCGCTTGATCAGCCCTTCCCCACAAGCGACGATGACGAGGCAAGCATTCTTGATATCATAGAGGACAAGGACGGCACCGATCCCTCGATAGAGATCGAGTTCATTGAGCAGCGCGAGATACTGCGGCGCAGCGTTGAGGAGCTTTCCGAGCGGGAGCGGACCCTTATCCAGATGCACTATTTTGATGGCGTTCCCTTTGACAAGATTGCCCAGATAATGGGAGTTTCCAAGCAGAGGATCTCGCAGATCCACAGCCGCGCGGTGAGAAGGCTCAGGGAACAGCTCTCCATGGAAGGCTTCAGGGAGGGGCAAAGGGAGGAGACTGTTCACAGCTACGACCAGCATATCTGA
- a CDS encoding 2-hydroxyacyl-CoA dehydratase, whose protein sequence is MALIGITTTIPVELLFASGHVPVDLNNIFITRQNPLELIERAEFRGLPRTLCSWIKGIYGILCERQDIETVVAVVEGDCSNTLPLLEILRDEGREVIPFSFPFDRDRHHLEREMEKLTARFPSEKDALEAWRTRLDAIRRKVHRVDELCWKEGKVTGLENHLYLVSSSDFQGEPDSYEKRLDEFIAEASERKSDFSMVPLGFVGVPPIFSDFYDFLEEKGAKVIFNEVQRQFSMPGLKENLVERFLEYTYPYGLPERIDDIRRETAARGLWGIIHYTQSFCHHQMEHLLLREKLRVPLLLLEGDRPGGLDERTKVRLESFLEMLR, encoded by the coding sequence ATGGCTTTAATCGGCATCACCACCACCATCCCTGTTGAGCTGCTCTTCGCCTCGGGCCATGTGCCCGTTGATTTGAACAATATCTTCATTACCCGTCAGAACCCTCTCGAGCTGATAGAGCGTGCCGAGTTCAGAGGACTTCCAAGAACTCTCTGCAGCTGGATAAAAGGCATATACGGAATCCTCTGCGAGCGGCAGGATATCGAGACTGTCGTGGCCGTCGTTGAAGGGGACTGCAGCAACACCCTTCCCCTCCTGGAAATCCTCAGGGACGAAGGCAGGGAGGTGATACCTTTTTCTTTCCCCTTCGACAGGGACCGTCATCACCTGGAGAGGGAGATGGAAAAGCTCACCGCCCGCTTTCCCTCTGAAAAGGACGCCCTTGAAGCCTGGAGAACAAGGCTTGATGCAATACGCAGGAAAGTCCACAGGGTTGATGAGCTCTGCTGGAAGGAGGGGAAGGTTACCGGCCTGGAAAATCATCTTTACCTGGTCTCTTCCAGTGATTTTCAAGGTGAGCCCGATAGTTATGAGAAGCGTCTTGATGAGTTTATCGCAGAGGCCTCGGAGAGAAAGAGCGACTTTTCCATGGTGCCTCTGGGCTTTGTCGGGGTGCCGCCTATTTTTTCCGATTTTTATGATTTCCTTGAGGAAAAGGGGGCGAAGGTGATCTTCAACGAGGTGCAGCGGCAGTTTTCCATGCCCGGCCTGAAGGAAAATCTCGTTGAGAGGTTCCTGGAGTATACCTATCCTTACGGCCTGCCTGAAAGAATAGATGATATCAGGAGGGAGACGGCGGCAAGGGGCCTCTGGGGGATCATCCACTATACCCAGTCATTCTGCCACCACCAGATGGAACATTTACTGCTGCGTGAAAAGCTCAGGGTCCCTCTCCTTCTGCTTGAAGGGGACAGGCCTGGAGGGCTTGACGAGCGGACAAAAGTGCGCCTTGAAAGTTTCCTTGAAATGCTCAGGTAG
- a CDS encoding TlpA disulfide reductase family protein: MKSRTGIIFFGIALAMVVFFCGCEKRRTPEELLNMVKTKYSQVADFHEVSTAEVVNNLDEGKVSTTETEMWYRKPNRILFTSNSGQVSAVAACDSKLFYLFVSSLNKCHTGAAPGSISLFYEKVGGGGLIKPSHVILETYLLDGKLPAKGIKSSEIRKKREKIGTTECHVIDITLPTGEKQTLWIGVHDLFIWKNMITVTKASLIGEAIVPSPSPGQKDPESEVLLVSTETMKVVEADKGIPDEKFAWKPPDGVEIVSEDEERGKAARVDLTGKKAPPFTLEDASGKKVSIASLKGKVLILDFWDSWCKSCIKDMKIMQNIQNKGKAEGIVVLGINEEADRTAREKFRALHGITFTDLYDTAGSVSKNYGVDAVPRVVIVSRDGTVAGDFLGVQDEEVITKVVQKLGVK; encoded by the coding sequence ATGAAAAGCAGGACAGGCATTATTTTTTTTGGCATTGCCCTTGCAATGGTGGTTTTTTTCTGCGGCTGCGAGAAAAGGAGGACCCCCGAGGAACTGCTGAACATGGTGAAGACAAAGTATTCCCAGGTGGCGGACTTCCACGAGGTCTCCACTGCCGAAGTGGTGAATAACCTTGATGAAGGCAAGGTGAGCACCACGGAAACGGAAATGTGGTACCGGAAGCCCAACAGGATCCTCTTCACCTCGAATTCGGGCCAGGTTTCTGCGGTAGCGGCCTGCGACAGCAAGCTCTTCTATCTCTTTGTGAGCTCCCTCAACAAATGCCATACAGGAGCCGCTCCCGGTAGCATCTCTCTTTTTTACGAGAAAGTCGGGGGTGGAGGTCTCATCAAGCCATCCCATGTGATACTTGAGACATACCTTCTGGACGGGAAGCTTCCCGCAAAAGGGATCAAATCGTCAGAGATCCGGAAGAAGCGCGAAAAAATCGGCACCACGGAGTGTCATGTCATCGATATCACTCTCCCTACCGGTGAAAAGCAGACCCTCTGGATCGGGGTGCACGATCTCTTCATCTGGAAAAACATGATAACAGTCACCAAGGCTTCTCTGATAGGGGAGGCAATTGTTCCCTCGCCGTCGCCGGGGCAGAAGGATCCGGAATCTGAGGTGCTGCTCGTTTCGACGGAGACCATGAAGGTCGTGGAGGCTGACAAGGGGATTCCTGATGAGAAATTTGCCTGGAAGCCCCCTGATGGAGTGGAGATAGTCTCAGAGGATGAGGAGAGAGGGAAGGCCGCAAGGGTTGACCTCACGGGGAAAAAAGCCCCCCCCTTCACGCTGGAGGATGCCTCGGGGAAGAAGGTGAGCATCGCCTCCCTGAAAGGCAAGGTGCTGATCCTGGATTTCTGGGATTCATGGTGCAAGTCCTGTATAAAGGATATGAAAATAATGCAGAATATCCAGAACAAGGGCAAGGCAGAAGGGATCGTGGTGCTCGGCATCAATGAAGAGGCCGACAGGACGGCGCGCGAGAAGTTCCGCGCGCTCCATGGGATTACCTTCACTGACCTTTATGATACCGCAGGGAGTGTTTCAAAGAACTATGGCGTCGATGCCGTGCCAAGGGTTGTGATAGTCAGCAGGGACGGCACCGTGGCAGGGGATTTTCTGGGAGTGCAGGATGAAGAGGTAATTACAAAAGTGGTGCAGAAATTGGGAGTGAAATGA
- a CDS encoding tetratricopeptide repeat protein: MATGRSNESESVAKRKARAKKADSKSLKQSGDWFQRNKSLVTWALVIAFASTCIGFGAIFYVNQLNEAEKEKKSPDVQKVDKIGENVRYWKERVQEKPNDAVSLSNLAYAYQEGVFEILAKDSGSAMAPEDKTRLDEYSKSAEEYYRKALDVDRNYVFAATNLADIYLSTGKHKEALTVLKSLLKSQGKLENDGTPAVNLDDRDTLVLMEKLCDAYVKSGDNKNAIVIGEAVLKKDQGNYNVLYYLARAYFGQKDSEKSLGLLKDALEISQAKLGMVNDPVMKGNLVKLTVEILVLQGDIYVVKKDYRKAQGSFEVSKIYVTNVLNDKGMLKGIQERLNMLAPIIAKMKPEAEPSVKPGTAPSGAPASPGVMPSGAPASPDVMPSGVPPFSPGGSPGVKPGAVQGTPPAVPSEPMAPSLPKALPSPSR, encoded by the coding sequence ATGGCTACTGGAAGAAGCAACGAATCTGAATCTGTGGCAAAGAGGAAAGCGAGAGCAAAAAAGGCCGATTCGAAATCGCTCAAGCAGTCTGGAGACTGGTTCCAGCGTAATAAGAGCCTCGTCACCTGGGCTCTGGTCATTGCCTTTGCCTCCACCTGCATAGGTTTTGGTGCCATATTCTATGTGAATCAGCTTAATGAGGCCGAGAAGGAGAAGAAGTCACCTGACGTGCAGAAGGTGGACAAAATAGGCGAGAATGTCAGGTACTGGAAGGAGCGGGTCCAGGAAAAGCCCAATGATGCCGTAAGCCTGAGCAACCTTGCCTATGCCTACCAGGAGGGAGTCTTTGAGATCCTCGCAAAGGATTCGGGAAGCGCCATGGCCCCCGAGGACAAAACCAGGCTCGATGAGTATTCAAAGAGCGCAGAGGAGTACTACAGGAAAGCCCTTGACGTTGACAGGAACTACGTGTTTGCCGCGACAAACCTTGCCGATATCTACCTGAGCACCGGCAAGCACAAGGAAGCGCTCACGGTGCTGAAAAGTCTCCTGAAGAGCCAGGGCAAGCTTGAGAATGACGGAACACCGGCAGTCAACCTTGACGACAGGGATACGCTTGTGCTCATGGAAAAGCTCTGCGATGCCTATGTGAAATCAGGTGACAACAAGAATGCCATAGTGATAGGAGAGGCAGTTCTCAAAAAGGACCAGGGAAATTACAATGTGCTCTATTACCTTGCAAGGGCTTATTTCGGCCAGAAGGACAGCGAAAAATCCCTCGGGCTCCTCAAAGATGCCCTCGAGATCTCGCAGGCAAAGCTCGGCATGGTGAACGACCCGGTGATGAAGGGCAACCTGGTGAAGCTCACCGTGGAGATACTGGTGCTTCAGGGAGATATTTACGTGGTGAAGAAGGATTACCGGAAAGCCCAGGGATCCTTTGAAGTGTCCAAGATATACGTGACGAACGTGCTGAATGACAAGGGCATGTTGAAGGGGATTCAGGAGCGCCTCAATATGCTGGCGCCGATTATCGCGAAGATGAAGCCTGAAGCTGAGCCCTCCGTGAAGCCGGGCACTGCTCCTTCAGGGGCGCCAGCCTCGCCGGGCGTTATGCCTTCAGGAGCGCCGGCTTCACCTGATGTTATGCCGTCAGGGGTACCGCCCTTTTCACCGGGCGGGTCGCCGGGGGTAAAGCCCGGCGCGGTTCAGGGAACCCCGCCGGCAGTACCTTCCGAGCCTATGGCGCCATCGCTTCCAAAGGCTCTTCCCTCTCCCTCACGATAG
- a CDS encoding MerR family transcriptional regulator, translating into MNIEEKDFYTMEEVLDLSKELAIEIDERTFKYYLSLEIISKPVKNPYPQGDKRIKFYPARVIDELKRIFQLKNRGFSLKQIKKLFIEEKSKELDVLIDVTGKDEKREMAHAYLEALLGSESKIAWKEFLSASTSEVSEKTLLDALKLYLERMLSSWLRSDEAGKYVEEYLLDLDSDIREGVVDFFKKARDNEIMKHRAEKMDLLRFLQKLCGRVILGRYNRAEVEEWLNEVIANLEKLKCAYQEKAPQDTLSTEMNGLMLKGIELYLDSIHEIKENISSKRREILIAALGKARTAHNILSSLEEIAEKKKVLIGLAR; encoded by the coding sequence ATGAACATTGAAGAAAAAGACTTCTATACCATGGAAGAGGTCCTTGATCTCTCAAAGGAGCTTGCCATTGAGATTGATGAGCGGACCTTCAAATATTATCTCTCCCTTGAGATCATCTCTAAACCGGTAAAGAATCCCTATCCCCAGGGAGACAAGAGGATTAAATTCTATCCCGCCCGGGTTATCGATGAGCTCAAAAGGATATTTCAGCTCAAGAACAGGGGATTTTCCCTCAAGCAGATCAAGAAGCTCTTCATTGAGGAAAAGAGCAAGGAGCTTGATGTGCTCATTGATGTCACGGGAAAGGATGAAAAGCGTGAGATGGCCCATGCTTACCTCGAGGCCCTTCTCGGTTCAGAGTCCAAAATCGCCTGGAAGGAGTTTCTCTCTGCCTCAACAAGCGAGGTTTCCGAAAAGACTCTTCTCGATGCCTTGAAGCTGTACCTGGAGAGAATGCTCAGCTCATGGCTCCGATCCGACGAGGCGGGCAAGTATGTGGAGGAGTATCTTCTCGATCTTGATTCCGATATCCGGGAGGGTGTCGTGGATTTTTTCAAGAAGGCCCGCGACAACGAGATAATGAAGCACCGGGCCGAGAAGATGGACCTTCTCAGGTTTCTGCAGAAGCTCTGCGGCCGTGTCATCCTGGGGAGATACAACAGGGCAGAGGTTGAGGAGTGGCTCAACGAGGTGATAGCGAACCTGGAGAAGCTCAAGTGTGCTTATCAGGAGAAAGCCCCTCAGGATACCCTTTCTACCGAGATGAACGGACTCATGCTAAAGGGGATCGAGCTTTATCTCGATTCCATTCACGAGATAAAGGAGAACATCTCTTCAAAGAGAAGGGAGATCCTCATTGCGGCACTTGGGAAAGCACGGACTGCCCATAACATCCTCAGCAGCCTGGAAGAGATAGCGGAAAAAAAGAAGGTTCTCATCGGTCTCGCGCGCTGA